A portion of the Luxibacter massiliensis genome contains these proteins:
- a CDS encoding restriction endonuclease subunit S — protein sequence MSKLTKYKFSDLYEMSSGISSSKEQAGHGSPFISFSTVFNNYFLPEELPDLMDTSLKEQEIFSVKKDDVFITRTSETVDALAMSCVAVKDYPKATFSGFVKRLRPKTTGIVYSKYIAFFLRSKYFRKVLDCNTIMTLRASFNEDMFSFLYLYLPDYEEQVRIGDLLYKMEMKIRTNNKINDNLAA from the coding sequence ATGAGTAAACTTACAAAGTACAAATTTAGTGATTTATATGAAATGAGTTCAGGTATATCTTCATCAAAAGAACAAGCCGGACACGGTTCCCCGTTTATATCATTTAGCACCGTGTTTAATAATTATTTTTTGCCTGAAGAATTACCAGATTTGATGGATACATCTCTTAAAGAGCAAGAAATATTTTCTGTAAAAAAAGATGATGTTTTTATTACAAGAACAAGTGAAACCGTTGACGCTTTGGCAATGAGTTGTGTTGCTGTTAAAGACTATCCGAAAGCAACTTTTAGTGGTTTTGTAAAAAGACTAAGACCGAAAACAACGGGAATAGTGTACTCAAAGTATATTGCTTTCTTTTTGAGAAGTAAGTATTTTCGTAAAGTATTAGATTGCAATACGATAATGACTTTGAGAGCAAGTTTTAATGAGGATATGTTTTCATTTTTGTATTTATATCTGCCTGATTATGAAGAACAGGTAAGAATAGGCGATTTATTATATAAAATGGAAATGAAAATCCGAACAAATAATAAGATAAACGATAATTTAGCAGCTTAG
- a CDS encoding restriction endonuclease subunit S domain-containing protein yields the protein MKNSVKHLFLNREMKPLIEGVILSTGFCGIQCDEIAFEYIASFVSSDYFEIIKDILSHGATQEAVNNEDMLSIRLLIPDDTVLEKYHKATTAIFSQVSKNICENRQLIQLRDWLLPMLMNGQATLTD from the coding sequence ATGAAAAATAGTGTCAAACACCTTTTCTTGAACAGAGAAATGAAACCTCTTATTGAGGGGGTTATACTGTCCACGGGCTTTTGCGGTATTCAATGCGATGAAATAGCCTTTGAATACATAGCTTCTTTTGTTTCAAGTGATTATTTCGAGATAATCAAGGATATTTTGTCTCACGGAGCTACTCAGGAGGCTGTAAACAACGAAGATATGCTATCAATTAGGCTTCTCATTCCTGATGATACAGTTCTCGAAAAATATCACAAAGCAACCACTGCTATTTTCTCTCAAGTGAGTAAAAACATTTGTGAGAACCGTCAGCTTATTCAACTCCGAGATTGGCTTCTGCCAATGTTAATGAACGGTCAGGCAACCCTTACCGACTAA
- a CDS encoding GyrI-like domain-containing protein — protein MAFDFKKEYKEFYMPKNKPQIVTIPKANYIAVRGIGNPNEEGGEYKAAIGVLYAVAYTLKMSYKADYKIEGFFEYVVPPLEGFWWQDNVESIDYTDKSAFNWISVIRLPDFITKKDFDWAVETASKKKKMDCSLAEFLRIDEGLCVQIMHIGAFDDEPVTVAMMDKYLEENGYVNDFTDERCHHEIYLSDPRKVAPEKCKTVIRHPIKKV, from the coding sequence ATGGCATTCGATTTTAAGAAAGAATATAAAGAGTTCTATATGCCGAAGAATAAGCCGCAGATTGTGACAATTCCAAAGGCAAATTATATAGCGGTAAGGGGTATAGGAAATCCTAATGAAGAAGGTGGAGAATATAAAGCTGCTATTGGAGTTTTGTATGCTGTTGCTTATACTCTCAAGATGAGTTATAAGGCGGATTACAAAATAGAAGGATTTTTTGAATATGTTGTACCACCGCTTGAGGGCTTTTGGTGGCAGGATAATGTTGAAAGTATAGATTATACCGACAAATCAGCTTTCAACTGGATTTCTGTTATTCGTCTGCCTGATTTTATTACAAAGAAAGATTTTGATTGGGCGGTGGAAACTGCTTCAAAAAAGAAAAAGATGGATTGCTCTCTTGCTGAGTTCTTGAGGATTGACGAAGGTTTGTGCGTACAGATAATGCATATAGGAGCTTTTGATGATGAACCTGTAACCGTGGCAATGATGGATAAATATCTTGAAGAAAACGGTTATGTAAATGATTTTACTGATGAGCGATGTCATCACGAAATTTATTTATCAGACCCAAGAAAAGTTGCACCGGAGAAATGCAAAACGGTGATAAGACACCCGATAAAGAAAGTGTAA
- a CDS encoding HsdM family class I SAM-dependent methyltransferase, with the protein MEETKTIKEKTIELIDALKATCQTYGMGNDGNEYKIITQVFLYKFLNDKFGYEVKKVSPVLRNAEKWELVYAEMSEDEHLDIFDSLPSDIPLLNPEHLIANLWNQQAKGDFDLIFDSTMTDIADKNIDIFSTQTAQSTKIPLFEKLTQYVTDDTARAPFARALVDKLVNFSFEEAFEKHYDFFADIFEYLIKDYNTAGGGKYAEYYTPHAIATIMARLLVGNATDLHSIECYDPSAGTGTLLMALAHKIGEDKCTIFAQDISQRSNKMLKLNLILNSLVSSLDHVIQGDTLIAPYHKSDNGQELRTFDYVVSNPPFKMDFSDTRERIAAMPVRFWAGVPKVPAKKKESMAIYTLFIQHVLNSLKSTGKGAIVVPAGFITAKSGVEKKILQHIVDEHIVYGCISMPSNVFANTGTNVSVLFFDNSRKTDKVVLIDASKLGEEYKDGNNQKRRLRDFEIDKIVDTLLNKEAVDDFSVAVTYDEIKEKKYSLAAGQYFDVKIEYAELSQDEFNARMNVYAEKLQEYFAEGDKLKTEIMEQLKKVKYE; encoded by the coding sequence ATGGAAGAAACAAAGACCATAAAAGAAAAAACCATAGAGTTGATAGATGCCTTAAAAGCAACTTGTCAGACTTATGGTATGGGGAATGATGGTAATGAGTATAAGATTATTACGCAGGTTTTCCTTTATAAGTTCCTTAATGATAAGTTCGGATATGAAGTAAAAAAAGTTAGTCCGGTTCTTAGAAATGCGGAAAAATGGGAACTGGTTTATGCAGAAATGTCAGAAGATGAGCACTTGGATATTTTTGATAGTTTGCCTTCAGATATTCCATTGCTTAATCCGGAACATCTTATTGCTAATTTGTGGAATCAGCAGGCAAAAGGCGATTTTGATTTGATTTTTGACAGTACGATGACTGATATAGCAGATAAAAATATTGATATATTTTCAACTCAGACTGCTCAGAGCACGAAAATACCGCTTTTTGAAAAGCTGACACAGTATGTAACTGATGATACAGCAAGAGCGCCTTTTGCCCGTGCGTTGGTTGATAAGTTGGTAAACTTTTCTTTTGAAGAAGCATTTGAGAAGCATTATGATTTCTTTGCAGATATATTTGAATATTTGATAAAAGACTACAATACCGCAGGCGGTGGTAAGTATGCAGAGTATTATACTCCTCACGCTATTGCAACGATTATGGCAAGATTGCTTGTTGGCAATGCAACTGATTTACATAGTATTGAGTGTTATGACCCATCTGCCGGAACAGGGACACTTTTGATGGCTCTTGCCCACAAAATTGGCGAAGATAAGTGTACTATTTTTGCTCAGGATATTTCACAGCGGAGCAATAAAATGTTGAAACTTAATCTTATCCTGAACAGTTTGGTATCTTCTCTTGACCACGTAATTCAGGGAGATACGCTGATTGCTCCGTATCACAAGAGTGATAACGGACAGGAATTAAGAACTTTTGATTATGTAGTTTCAAATCCGCCTTTTAAGATGGATTTCTCAGATACAAGAGAGCGTATAGCTGCAATGCCTGTTCGTTTTTGGGCGGGAGTTCCGAAAGTGCCTGCCAAGAAGAAAGAGAGTATGGCAATTTATACGCTGTTCATTCAGCACGTGCTCAATTCATTGAAATCAACTGGAAAAGGTGCGATTGTAGTTCCTGCTGGATTTATAACTGCAAAGTCAGGTGTAGAAAAGAAGATACTACAACATATTGTTGATGAGCATATTGTTTATGGTTGTATTAGTATGCCGTCAAATGTATTTGCTAATACCGGAACGAACGTATCAGTATTATTTTTTGATAATTCAAGAAAAACAGACAAGGTTGTATTGATAGATGCTTCAAAGTTGGGAGAAGAATACAAAGACGGTAATAATCAGAAACGCAGACTTCGTGATTTTGAGATTGATAAAATTGTCGATACACTCCTCAATAAAGAAGCTGTTGATGATTTTTCGGTTGCTGTTACCTATGATGAAATCAAAGAAAAGAAATATTCACTTGCGGCTGGACAATATTTTGATGTGAAAATTGAATATGCTGAATTGTCACAGGACGAGTTTAACGCTCGTATGAATGTCTATGCAGAGAAGTTGCAGGAATATTTTGCAGAGGGCGACAAACTGAAAACGGAAATTATGGAACAGTTAAAGAAGGTAAAGTATGAGTAA
- a CDS encoding YdeI/OmpD-associated family protein: MDFNNLLSAKNRDELRKWLSENHDKENECWVVVKRGRPIDNDTFWYIDAVEEAMCFGWIDSTTKKMDNGITAQRLAPRSKGSIWSELNKERCRRMERLGRMTDAGRAVLPDMSEKGFVIDSIILEALQADKEIWENFQNFPPLYSRVRIDTIQIKKKQPDLFQSRLQKLLDNTKANIMYGEWNDNGRLLD, translated from the coding sequence ATGGATTTTAACAATTTATTGTCAGCGAAAAATCGTGATGAGCTAAGAAAATGGTTGTCAGAAAACCACGATAAAGAGAATGAATGTTGGGTAGTAGTGAAGCGTGGGCGACCCATTGATAATGATACGTTTTGGTATATAGATGCAGTGGAAGAAGCAATGTGCTTTGGGTGGATTGATAGTACCACAAAGAAAATGGATAATGGTATTACAGCACAGCGATTAGCTCCTCGAAGTAAGGGTAGTATATGGTCTGAGCTAAATAAAGAACGATGTAGAAGAATGGAACGTTTAGGGCGTATGACAGATGCGGGTAGAGCTGTATTACCTGATATGTCTGAAAAGGGATTTGTGATTGACAGCATTATTTTAGAAGCACTACAAGCTGACAAAGAAATTTGGGAGAATTTTCAGAATTTCCCACCGTTATATTCGCGTGTGAGAATTGATACTATTCAGATAAAGAAAAAACAGCCGGACTTATTTCAAAGTCGGTTACAGAAATTATTGGATAATACAAAAGCCAATATTATGTATGGAGAATGGAATGATAACGGAAGGCTTCTTGATTAA
- a CDS encoding restriction endonuclease subunit S, translated as MKYRMDEITESCLGKMLDSKKNKGEYQPYLANINVRWGSFDLNNLSMMRFEPNENDRYGIKYGDLIMCEGGEPGRCAIWRDELPNMKIQKALHRIRPNTNLVDVEYLYYWFLLSGKNDLLRRHFTETTIKHLPGETLKQLVIDLPDMKIQKNISTVLRSIDKKITVNEKINDNLQQMAKTIYDYWFTQFDFPDENGKPYRSSSGQMVWNEQLKREIPAGWAIASIVDNPISSVIKPGVEQFTYKEYLATAEVNGTAISNGTIIDYNNRESRANMQPSINSVWFAKMKNSVKHLFLNREMKPLIEGVILSTGFCGIQCDEIAFEYIASFVSSDYFEIIKDILSHGATQEAVNNEDMLSIRLLIPDDTVLEKYHKATTAIFSQVSKNICENRQLIQLRDWLLPMLMNGQATLTD; from the coding sequence ATGAAATATAGAATGGACGAGATTACCGAATCGTGTTTGGGGAAAATGCTTGATAGTAAAAAAAATAAAGGGGAGTATCAGCCATATCTTGCAAATATAAATGTTAGATGGGGGTCATTTGATTTGAACAATTTATCTATGATGAGATTTGAGCCAAATGAAAATGACAGATATGGCATAAAATACGGCGACTTAATTATGTGTGAAGGTGGCGAGCCAGGTAGATGTGCTATTTGGAGAGATGAACTTCCCAATATGAAAATTCAAAAGGCATTGCACAGAATAAGGCCTAATACAAATTTGGTAGATGTTGAATATTTATACTATTGGTTTTTATTATCTGGGAAAAACGATTTACTTAGAAGACATTTTACAGAAACAACAATCAAACACTTGCCGGGGGAAACCTTAAAACAGTTAGTTATTGATTTGCCAGATATGAAAATACAAAAAAATATATCTACGGTTTTAAGAAGCATAGATAAAAAAATAACTGTAAATGAAAAGATAAACGATAATTTACAGCAGATGGCAAAGACCATCTACGACTATTGGTTCACACAATTTGACTTTCCCGACGAAAACGGCAAACCTTACCGTTCCTCCAGCGGTCAAATGGTGTGGAATGAACAGTTGAAACGGGAAATCCCCGCCGGATGGGCGATTGCCTCAATAGTGGATAACCCTATTTCATCGGTTATAAAACCCGGAGTTGAACAGTTTACATATAAAGAGTACCTTGCAACTGCCGAAGTAAACGGAACTGCGATCTCAAACGGTACGATTATAGATTACAATAACAGAGAGAGCAGAGCCAATATGCAACCTTCAATAAATAGCGTGTGGTTTGCAAAGATGAAAAATAGTGTCAAACACCTTTTCTTGAACAGAGAAATGAAACCTCTTATTGAGGGGGTTATACTGTCCACGGGCTTTTGCGGTATTCAATGCGATGAAATAGCCTTTGAATACATAGCTTCTTTTGTTTCAAGTGATTATTTCGAGATAATCAAGGATATTTTGTCTCACGGAGCTACTCAGGAGGCTGTAAACAACGAAGATATGCTATCAATTAGGCTTCTCATTCCTGATGATACAGTTCTCGAAAAATATCACAAAGCAACCACTGCTATTTTCTCTCAAGTGAGTAAAAACATTTGTGAGAACCGTCAGCTTATTCAACTCCGAGATTGGCTTCTGCCAATGTTAATGAACGGTCAGGCAACCCTTACCGACTAA
- a CDS encoding helix-turn-helix transcriptional regulator → METKPRILYLQKILLERTDEENPLSTTQLINILNDEYGISAHRTTVTKDIAALHEFGMDIVTIHSTQSKYFVASRKFELPELKLLIDAVESSKFITKKKSEVLIEKIHTMTSPGQVAKLKRNNYVVNRIKPDNEQIYYIIDAINDAINAGKQISFQYYDYTGLKKKVLKNKGEIYKLSPYKLLWNGDNYYVIGYSEKKNKVINFRVDRIASKPEILDKDIIPMPDDFDIENFTKEVFFMFSGEKVIVDLRCDNSLMKTMVDRFGEDVTTLAYDMTSFRVQTEVSASPTFFGWVFGFNGKVQILAPESVKEQYRQMIAKADKDMQESE, encoded by the coding sequence ATGGAAACAAAGCCAAGAATTTTATATTTACAAAAGATTTTATTGGAAAGAACTGATGAAGAAAATCCTCTTTCCACAACACAGTTAATCAATATATTGAATGATGAATATGGAATATCTGCACATAGAACAACGGTCACAAAAGATATCGCTGCACTTCACGAGTTTGGAATGGATATTGTTACTATCCATTCTACTCAGAGCAAATACTTTGTAGCCAGCCGTAAGTTTGAATTGCCGGAACTAAAATTACTGATTGACGCAGTAGAGTCATCGAAGTTTATTACAAAGAAAAAAAGTGAAGTTCTGATTGAGAAGATACATACGATGACCAGTCCGGGACAGGTGGCAAAGCTGAAGCGTAATAACTATGTGGTAAATCGAATTAAGCCAGATAATGAACAGATATATTATATCATCGACGCTATAAATGACGCCATCAATGCAGGCAAGCAGATTTCTTTCCAGTATTATGATTATACCGGATTAAAGAAAAAGGTTCTGAAGAATAAGGGCGAGATTTATAAGCTGAGTCCGTACAAACTTCTTTGGAATGGGGATAATTATTATGTTATCGGATATTCTGAGAAGAAAAACAAGGTTATCAATTTCAGGGTAGACCGTATTGCTTCCAAACCGGAGATACTGGATAAGGACATTATTCCTATGCCTGATGATTTTGATATTGAGAATTTCACAAAAGAAGTGTTCTTTATGTTCTCAGGCGAAAAAGTTATTGTGGATTTACGATGTGATAACAGTCTGATGAAAACAATGGTTGACCGTTTTGGAGAAGATGTGACAACCCTTGCGTATGATATGACCTCTTTTAGAGTACAGACCGAAGTATCAGCCAGTCCTACTTTTTTTGGTTGGGTATTTGGCTTTAATGGCAAGGTACAGATACTTGCACCGGAAAGTGTGAAAGAACAGTACAGACAGATGATTGCAAAAGCTGATAAGGATATGCAAGAGAGCGAATAG